The proteins below come from a single Microbulbifer sp. Q7 genomic window:
- the rplM gene encoding 50S ribosomal protein L13, which produces MKTYSAKPEAVTRDWYIVDAADKTLGRISAEIAHRLRGKHKPEYTPHVDTGDYIVVINAEKVRVTGNKAKDKIYHSHSGYPGGLKSISFEKLIDKAPERTIQSAVKGMLPKGPLGRAMFKKLKVYKGSEHPHAAQQPIELSI; this is translated from the coding sequence GTGCCAAGCCGGAAGCGGTCACTCGCGACTGGTACATTGTTGACGCTGCGGACAAGACTCTCGGCCGTATTTCCGCCGAGATTGCTCACCGCCTGCGTGGCAAGCACAAGCCTGAATACACGCCCCACGTGGACACCGGTGATTACATCGTAGTAATTAACGCCGAGAAGGTTCGCGTGACCGGCAACAAGGCCAAAGACAAGATTTACCACAGCCACTCCGGCTACCCTGGTGGTCTTAAATCCATCAGCTTTGAGAAGCTGATCGACAAGGCGCCTGAGCGTACTATCCAAAGTGCGGTAAAAGGCATGCTTCCTAAAGGTCCTCTGGGCCGCGCCATGTTCAAGAAATTGAAGGTGTATAAAGGTAGCGAACATCCTCATGCGGCACAGCAGCCGATTGAACTGTCGATCTAA
- the rpsI gene encoding 30S ribosomal protein S9 has product MATTQYYGTGRRKTSTARVFIAQGEGKISVNGRTLDEYFGREVARMIVRQPLEMVDMVEKFDINVTVKGGGSFGQAGAIRHGLTRALMQYDESLRQPLRAAGYVTRDARAVERKKVGLRKARKKPQFSKR; this is encoded by the coding sequence ATGGCAACTACTCAATACTACGGTACCGGCCGTCGCAAGACCTCTACCGCTCGCGTATTCATCGCGCAGGGTGAAGGTAAAATCAGCGTAAACGGTCGCACTCTGGACGAATATTTTGGCCGCGAAGTGGCGCGCATGATCGTGCGTCAGCCGCTGGAAATGGTCGACATGGTTGAAAAATTTGACATCAACGTCACTGTGAAGGGCGGCGGTTCCTTTGGCCAGGCGGGCGCTATTCGCCACGGCCTGACTCGCGCTCTGATGCAATACGACGAGTCTCTGCGTCAGCCGCTGCGTGCAGCTGGCTACGTGACTCGCGATGCGCGTGCCGTTGAGCGTAAGAAAGTCGGTCTGCGCAAAGCGCGTAAGAAGCCGCAATTCTCCAAGCGTTAA